Part of the Candidatus Zixiibacteriota bacterium genome is shown below.
CTCGATCTGTAAGGTCGCACTTCACGGTCTGTAACTTTGCCGTAATACTACCCGGAAAGTCGTGCTCGTGAGTGACTGCAATGACGTGAAATTTGTCCAAGAGCAACGTGGTGAGCCTGAGACCGAGCAGGCCCGCGGCGCCTGTGACCATAATCCTCAAATCAGAGTGCCCCATATTGTCTGTCGAAATACTCGTCGTACTCTTTAGTACGTCTTGATTTCAACCAGTCCTGATTGTCGAGATACCACTTCACGGTCTTCTCGAGCGCTCGATCAAAACTGTATCTCGGCAGCCAGCCGAATCGATTCATGAACCTGCTGCCATCGAGGGCGTATCTTCGGTCATGCGCCGGTCTGTCATCGACGAATCTGATCAGGTCATTCTTGCATCCGATGATGCTTGTCAGGTTCCTGGTGAGATCGATATTCGTTGACTCGAATTTGGACGCCAGATTGAAGCATTCACCGGGAGTGAAACCATCAATCGCGAAATCTATCGCACTACAGAAGTCCTCGACGAAGAGCCACATCCGCTTCTGCATCCCATCGCCGTAAACCGGGACAGGAAGTCCCCGCGACAGCCTGTCGACAAAAAGTGGGATGAGCTTCTCGGGATACTGATAAGGTCCGAGGTTGTTTACCGGCCTGACAATCATCGCAGGCTGCTCGTATACTGTGTGAGCGGCAATAATTAGCAGGTCGCCGGACGCTTTGGATGCAGCGTACGGTGAAGTCGGCCGCAAAGGTGTGTCCTCGGAGAAGAGATCACCATCAGGTGTCGGGCCGTATACCTCGTCAGTAGATATATGCAGTAGCGACACCGATTTCTTTCTGCAACAGTCGAGCAGTACTTGTGCGCCGAAGACATTCGTCCGAACAAACTCCTCGGGACTCGCAATCGACCTGTCGACATGTGTCTCCGCCGCAAGGTTGACGACCATGTCGATGCCGTATTCAAGAACAGCTGTGAGCTGATCACGATCACAAATATCCCCCTCGACAAATGAAACATTCTTGCCTGACAGCAAGTGTTTGATGTTTGACTTGCTGCCGGCATAGGTGAGCAGATCGAAGATCGTGAGATGGTACTCGGGGCGATTCGTGGAGAGATACCTAACCAAATTGGTGCCGAGAAACCCGCACCCACCCGTAATCAGAAGGTTCATGTGCAGCACCTATCCATCGTTGTGATCCCAATCATACGGTATGTCATTGATGTGCGGATCAATCCTCATTTCATCGGGAGCCTCATAATCATATTCTCTGTCGGGAACATTGAGCGCTATGGCAGTCTCATGCCCCAGAGCCTTGAAACCGTGACACACGCCGCACGGTATCTGAATCAGCATCGGATTCCGATCGCCGATGAAGAACTCGTTCACGTCCCCTTTCGTCGGTGAATCGTCACGTCTGTCGTACAGGACGAATTTGGCCATGCCGGATATGATTGTGAAGTTATCTACCTGTTCGTGATGATAATGCCATGCTTTGACAA
Proteins encoded:
- a CDS encoding dTDP-4-dehydrorhamnose 3,5-epimerase family protein → MIDGVKIKRLRTIPDERGFLMEVLRNDDDMFIRFGQVYITAAYPGVVKAWHYHHEQVDNFTIISGMAKFVLYDRRDDSPTKGDVNEFFIGDRNPMLIQIPCGVCHGFKALGHETAIALNVPDREYDYEAPDEMRIDPHINDIPYDWDHNDG
- the rfbB gene encoding dTDP-glucose 4,6-dehydratase; protein product: MNLLITGGCGFLGTNLVRYLSTNRPEYHLTIFDLLTYAGSKSNIKHLLSGKNVSFVEGDICDRDQLTAVLEYGIDMVVNLAAETHVDRSIASPEEFVRTNVFGAQVLLDCCRKKSVSLLHISTDEVYGPTPDGDLFSEDTPLRPTSPYAASKASGDLLIIAAHTVYEQPAMIVRPVNNLGPYQYPEKLIPLFVDRLSRGLPVPVYGDGMQKRMWLFVEDFCSAIDFAIDGFTPGECFNLASKFESTNIDLTRNLTSIIGCKNDLIRFVDDRPAHDRRYALDGSRFMNRFGWLPRYSFDRALEKTVKWYLDNQDWLKSRRTKEYDEYFDRQYGAL